In one window of Aceticella autotrophica DNA:
- a CDS encoding class I SAM-dependent methyltransferase yields MAKIEAFENYFMEYEEWFEKNGFAYESELDAIRLLMPEFKKGLEVGIGTGRFAVPLNIKNGIEPSSKMREIALKLGLNVIDGIAEKLPYKDSSFDMILMVTTICFVDDINKAFKECYRVLQDNGTLLLGFVDRESFLGKIYEAHKDKSLFYKNATFYSTGQVVELLADSGFKNFNFSQTIFKGLKDITEKEPVRYGFGEGSFIVIKAEKE; encoded by the coding sequence TGAGAAAAACGGCTTTGCATATGAATCTGAATTAGATGCAATAAGACTTCTTATGCCGGAATTTAAAAAGGGGCTTGAAGTAGGGATTGGAACAGGGAGGTTTGCGGTACCCTTAAATATTAAAAATGGCATTGAACCATCTTCCAAAATGAGAGAAATTGCCTTAAAACTCGGATTAAATGTTATTGACGGCATTGCTGAAAAGCTCCCATATAAGGATAGTTCCTTTGATATGATATTGATGGTAACAACCATATGTTTTGTCGACGATATAAACAAGGCTTTTAAAGAGTGTTATAGAGTATTGCAGGACAATGGAACTTTACTTTTAGGATTTGTTGACAGAGAAAGCTTTCTTGGTAAAATTTATGAAGCCCATAAAGATAAAAGCTTGTTTTATAAAAATGCGACATTTTATTCCACGGGACAGGTTGTAGAACTGCTTGCTGACTCAGGTTTTAAAAATTTTAATTTTTCTCAGACAATTTTTAAAGGACTCAAGGATATAACAGAAAAAGAACCAGTAAGATATGGATTTGGCGAAGGGTCATTTATAGTTATAAAAGCTGAAAAGGAATAA
- a CDS encoding threonine/serine exporter family protein — MIYQLIFGFLSTVGFAILFNLPKDSIIISGLSGAICWAGYIIMMYIYPSSIAATFTAAVFIGITGEIFARKKKNPSTIFIIPGIIPLVPGVYSYKTILAIIQGNYTQAFEFSLQTIGIALAIAAGLIFVLSFARIKK, encoded by the coding sequence ATGATATATCAGTTGATTTTTGGTTTTTTATCAACGGTTGGATTTGCTATTTTATTCAATTTACCGAAAGACTCAATAATTATATCAGGTTTATCCGGCGCAATATGCTGGGCAGGATATATAATAATGATGTATATATACCCATCTTCAATTGCTGCAACATTCACAGCTGCAGTTTTTATCGGGATAACCGGCGAGATATTTGCACGTAAAAAGAAAAATCCTTCGACAATCTTTATAATACCCGGAATAATACCTTTAGTCCCAGGTGTGTATTCTTATAAAACAATCCTTGCAATAATTCAAGGTAACTATACACAAGCCTTTGAATTTTCCTTACAGACCATCGGTATAGCTCTTGCCATTGCAGCAGGATTAATTTTTGTACTATCCTTTGCACGAATTAAAAAATAG